In Phycisphaerae bacterium, a single window of DNA contains:
- a CDS encoding PilZ domain-containing protein, producing MSTGLVAEYMTREKWREALFTYKERDSSPSYAKGRRKHLRFRMAGWATVFIDSADKQAAQTLQGCQLLDVSEEGMALRVPRKIEPNTSVTVELHVSGRIFRLSGRAIYHTRLPGAVRVGIKLEFGSGDKQAHSTDR from the coding sequence ATGTCGACAGGGCTTGTCGCTGAGTACATGACAAGGGAAAAGTGGCGCGAGGCTCTCTTCACGTACAAAGAGCGAGATTCGTCGCCGTCCTATGCGAAGGGACGTAGAAAACATCTGCGTTTCCGAATGGCCGGCTGGGCGACGGTCTTCATCGACTCCGCCGACAAGCAGGCAGCACAAACCCTTCAAGGGTGCCAGTTGCTGGACGTTTCCGAAGAAGGCATGGCTCTCCGCGTGCCGCGCAAGATTGAGCCGAATACCTCTGTTACGGTCGAGCTGCACGTCAGCGGGCGCATCTTCCGGCTGTCGGGCAGGGCAATTTACCACACCAGATTACCCGGCGCTGTCCGCGTGGGCATCAAGCTGGAATTCGGTTCAGGAGACAAGCAGGCCCATTCCACAGACCGGTAA
- a CDS encoding PAS domain S-box protein, with protein sequence MDDLRKTKKQLVDELHALRARVALLEREASAREVLPLERDEQPFEYLPRLSRDSAPADGSSVAPGESGCGDEGRACAPAEILCIAPSPAMESLAQVCQDLGHHCTRVTDWDSLRNLQGRFHLAVVAVKPGGHALFNGPTLHDLMVHPPGWPMVERGLLLGNMDGLRGHVHAYEQRASGYCQIGDPERPMSPDLLARIRCAIVDVLRLPAYEPVNFFDEVDDSVIHSVIESSQAPILVFDTAWRVWFANLSAHAVFRRSSQFLKGLHFDELLADPREGRVFRESVARGLGRGGGEIECRLRSRDGHEFDALIWYNPIYHEGLTQMVGCTFTDITRRKQAEAELKKAHQLLQERFRLQGDELLRASEQLEQRAQEQDLTRQALDRQRNLLQTLIDHLPDQIYVKDRESRFRLVNRTVLSRFGLSNLSELIGKTDADFFPPDAAQQYLQEERHILETGEPLVNVEQEARYPGKAPVWTLVTKVPLRDERTGEVVGFVGLNRDITHLKQMEQEMLAAERQHRAVLDAMTDAIHVIDRDYRIVLVNQAFRNWIERLGIRAEPVGRPLTEAVPLIPESSLDHYKQIFNSGESIEYELETRVQDTSVVLEIRKIPIMESDQVVRVATILRDITERRRVEESFQRSEARIRQMVESLPIALSSVEADTGRVLLLEGDTEGILGYDHAQIFSDPHLGAAIVHPEDRRATYASFEEGISSRKPFSMTYRIIHGKRRTPVYLQRYVVPVHDSNNRLVRHDSIIIDVTAEREAQQRLKLLSQVVEQTSEGVAVVDLDGKVLFLNRACAAMHGGGDADFLGKPLSVFHTSEQAPAVYQAIRQTVTKGEFEEETGHVRKDGSTFLASMRSTLLRNESGAPMGCIVLMRDITAWRAMQSASVRLAEAVKNAGEGIAIWDGSWHLTYANASMLAMLGCSSLEELEVLKAFRDSIRKGEGHGDNVLAGLHKTGVWRGRLRTERKDGSVVSLAATFSRLVLDDGGELVVGNFTDMSREEAQLEQIRRLGREAAALLDKERARLSRELHDELGQQLTAMNLALAWLESHLAAVEPPIRERLSEVRDLQTRMTETVRNLAKSLRPAVFDYQTLPEALQSLITEYGQSGGLTCRVKAEPPNLNVQNPLKTTIYRITQEALTNVLRHSNATRCEVKLRATPRGIELRVTDNGTGADPSKLEGTASLGIVGMRERATALGGELRVESLRRGGVRVLARFPWPRNHQP encoded by the coding sequence ATGGACGACCTCAGGAAGACCAAGAAGCAGCTTGTGGATGAGTTGCACGCGCTGCGAGCAAGAGTGGCCTTACTGGAGCGGGAGGCTTCCGCTCGAGAAGTGCTTCCTCTTGAACGAGACGAGCAACCATTCGAGTACCTGCCTCGGCTGTCTCGCGATTCCGCGCCCGCCGACGGGTCATCCGTCGCCCCGGGGGAATCGGGCTGCGGTGACGAAGGCCGCGCGTGCGCCCCGGCCGAGATTCTCTGCATCGCCCCATCGCCGGCGATGGAATCGCTGGCGCAGGTCTGTCAGGACCTGGGGCACCACTGCACCCGTGTGACGGACTGGGACAGCCTGCGGAACCTCCAAGGGCGTTTTCACCTGGCCGTGGTGGCCGTCAAGCCCGGGGGGCATGCGCTTTTCAACGGTCCGACCCTGCACGACCTGATGGTGCATCCGCCGGGTTGGCCGATGGTGGAGCGGGGACTTCTACTTGGGAATATGGATGGACTGCGAGGCCACGTGCATGCTTACGAGCAGCGAGCCTCGGGCTACTGCCAGATCGGCGACCCGGAGCGGCCCATGTCTCCCGACCTTCTGGCCAGGATACGGTGCGCCATCGTTGACGTTCTGCGCCTCCCGGCGTATGAGCCGGTCAACTTCTTTGACGAGGTTGATGACAGCGTCATTCATTCGGTGATCGAAAGCAGCCAGGCTCCGATCCTGGTGTTCGACACGGCGTGGCGGGTCTGGTTTGCGAACCTGTCGGCCCATGCCGTTTTCCGGCGATCTTCGCAGTTTCTCAAGGGTTTGCATTTCGATGAATTGCTGGCCGATCCGCGGGAGGGCAGGGTCTTCCGGGAGTCGGTGGCTCGGGGCCTCGGTCGGGGCGGAGGCGAGATCGAATGCCGCCTGCGAAGCAGGGACGGGCACGAGTTTGATGCGCTGATCTGGTACAACCCCATCTACCACGAAGGCCTCACGCAAATGGTGGGTTGTACGTTCACTGACATCACCCGGCGCAAACAAGCCGAGGCGGAACTGAAGAAGGCGCACCAACTGCTTCAGGAGCGTTTTCGTTTGCAGGGGGACGAACTGTTGCGGGCAAGCGAACAATTGGAGCAACGCGCCCAGGAGCAAGACCTCACCCGGCAGGCCCTGGATCGCCAGCGGAACCTGCTGCAGACGCTGATCGATCATCTGCCGGACCAGATCTACGTCAAGGATCGCGAGTCGCGCTTCCGTCTGGTGAACCGGACCGTTCTGTCGCGATTCGGGCTTTCAAACCTGAGCGAGTTGATCGGGAAAACGGACGCTGATTTCTTCCCGCCGGATGCGGCTCAGCAGTATTTGCAGGAGGAGCGTCACATTCTCGAAACGGGCGAGCCCCTGGTCAACGTCGAACAAGAGGCCCGGTATCCGGGCAAGGCCCCGGTGTGGACCCTGGTGACGAAGGTTCCGCTGCGGGATGAACGTACGGGAGAAGTCGTGGGGTTTGTCGGACTGAATCGCGATATCACTCACCTCAAGCAGATGGAGCAGGAAATGCTGGCCGCTGAGCGCCAGCATCGCGCCGTTCTCGACGCCATGACGGACGCGATTCACGTGATCGACCGGGATTACCGGATCGTGCTGGTCAATCAGGCTTTTCGCAACTGGATTGAGCGCTTGGGGATCCGGGCGGAACCGGTGGGCCGGCCATTAACCGAGGCGGTTCCCCTTATTCCCGAGAGCAGCCTTGACCACTATAAACAGATCTTTAACAGCGGCGAGAGTATCGAATACGAGCTCGAGACGCGCGTGCAGGATACGTCCGTCGTATTGGAGATCCGCAAAATCCCGATCATGGAATCTGATCAGGTGGTTCGCGTGGCCACGATCCTGCGTGACATCACGGAGCGTCGGCGGGTTGAGGAGTCGTTTCAACGGAGCGAGGCCAGAATACGACAGATGGTGGAGTCGCTTCCGATCGCCCTGTCCTCGGTCGAGGCGGACACGGGGCGTGTCCTGCTGCTGGAAGGCGACACGGAAGGTATCCTGGGCTACGACCATGCGCAGATCTTTTCGGACCCGCACCTGGGAGCAGCCATTGTTCACCCGGAAGACCGGCGGGCGACATACGCGAGTTTCGAAGAAGGCATCTCATCGCGCAAGCCGTTCAGCATGACATACCGCATCATTCACGGCAAACGTCGAACGCCTGTTTACCTGCAACGGTACGTCGTGCCCGTGCATGACTCAAACAACCGGCTCGTGAGACATGATTCCATCATTATCGACGTGACGGCGGAACGTGAAGCGCAGCAACGGCTGAAGCTGCTTTCGCAAGTGGTCGAGCAAACCAGCGAAGGCGTGGCCGTCGTCGATCTGGACGGCAAGGTGTTGTTCCTGAACCGGGCGTGCGCGGCGATGCACGGCGGAGGAGACGCCGACTTTCTCGGCAAGCCTTTGTCGGTTTTTCACACTTCCGAACAGGCGCCGGCCGTCTATCAGGCAATCCGGCAGACTGTCACCAAAGGCGAGTTCGAAGAGGAAACGGGGCATGTACGGAAGGACGGTTCAACCTTCCTCGCGTCGATGCGCAGCACCCTGCTCCGCAATGAGTCGGGCGCACCCATGGGCTGCATTGTCCTGATGCGTGACATCACCGCATGGAGAGCCATGCAATCCGCTTCCGTGCGGTTGGCCGAGGCGGTGAAGAACGCAGGGGAGGGCATCGCCATCTGGGACGGGAGCTGGCACTTGACCTATGCCAACGCCTCGATGCTCGCCATGCTGGGTTGCTCGTCCCTCGAGGAGCTGGAGGTCTTGAAAGCGTTCAGGGACAGTATCCGAAAGGGGGAAGGGCACGGCGACAACGTGTTGGCCGGTTTGCACAAGACGGGGGTCTGGCGTGGGCGTCTGCGCACCGAACGCAAGGACGGCTCGGTCGTGTCTCTCGCGGCGACGTTCAGCCGGCTCGTCCTGGACGACGGCGGTGAGCTGGTTGTGGGAAACTTCACGGACATGAGCCGCGAGGAGGCTCAACTCGAACAGATCCGGCGGTTGGGCCGCGAGGCTGCGGCCCTGCTCGACAAAGAGCGGGCAAGACTCTCCAGAGAGCTGCATGACGAACTCGGCCAGCAGTTGACGGCCATGAATCTTGCCTTGGCGTGGCTGGAGTCTCACCTGGCGGCGGTGGAGCCGCCGATCAGAGAGCGGCTTTCAGAAGTCAGAGACTTGCAGACGCGCATGACGGAGACGGTTCGGAACCTGGCCAAAAGCCTGCGTCCCGCGGTATTTGACTACCAGACCTTGCCGGAGGCATTGCAGTCTCTGATCACCGAGTACGGCCAGAGCGGCGGTTTGACCTGCCGCGTCAAGGCAGAGCCGCCCAATCTGAACGTGCAGAACCCGTTGAAAACGACGATTTATCGGATCACCCAGGAAGCCCTCACCAACGTTCTTCGGCATTCAAACGCGACGCGATGCGAAGTGAAGCTTCGGGCGACGCCCAGGGGTATTGAACTGCGTGTGACCGATAATGGCACCGGTGCGGATCCGTCGAAACTTGAGGGGACGGCGTCCCTTGGAATCGTGGGCATGAGGGAACGGGCCACGGCCCTGGGCGGTGAGCTGCGCGTGGAGAGCCTGCGCCGCGGCGGGGTGCGCGTTCTGGCTCGATTTCCCTGGCCGCGGAATCATCAGCCTTGA
- a CDS encoding cellulase family glycosylhydrolase yields the protein MSYIRILLLGGLALWTGCSAPTTIGYPAVSPDGKGFVSGGTSFLVWGFNYDRSVISGRDVLLEDVLREQPAKLDRDFAMMRRMGGNTVRLFCQMGEYFERPDHINAAAFERLSMALDAADRADLKVLLVGLCHIRKSTIPVWLVEADDDTVERHEELFWRQTAKRFRDHPAILAYDLQNEPAVHGSDSRDLVVGCFSMRGGEQFCYVHMHGRQASRRWAEWVHGRFGTEAAVRAAWKDYPRPGENWFSPALPKTSREDPRLGDLLACHRDLLQAWAQRMRSAIRENDGNHLITVGALNPAVFADIVDFHCAHLYPKQDLTLEANEQAWRDHLSRLPPGKPIVVEEFYPLAYPHRADGQAATATELIAAVRRAAGPHGAGFVSFYWGPAEEVIESPMGQALYQNWLDAWSSAGRVASGTPSTTHSR from the coding sequence ATGTCATACATCCGAATACTGCTGCTCGGTGGCCTCGCGCTCTGGACGGGTTGTTCAGCACCGACAACCATCGGCTATCCGGCCGTCTCGCCCGATGGCAAAGGTTTCGTTAGCGGCGGAACGTCCTTTCTCGTCTGGGGCTTCAACTACGACCGCTCGGTCATCTCGGGACGGGATGTGTTGCTCGAAGATGTCCTTCGGGAACAGCCGGCCAAGCTCGATCGCGATTTCGCGATGATGCGAAGAATGGGCGGCAACACCGTGCGTCTCTTCTGCCAGATGGGTGAATACTTTGAGCGTCCCGACCACATCAATGCTGCCGCGTTTGAACGGCTTTCCATGGCACTGGACGCGGCCGACCGGGCAGATCTGAAGGTCCTGCTCGTGGGGCTGTGCCACATACGCAAGTCGACCATCCCGGTGTGGCTCGTTGAGGCGGATGACGACACGGTCGAAAGACACGAGGAGCTGTTCTGGCGCCAAACGGCGAAACGATTCCGCGACCATCCTGCCATCCTGGCGTATGACTTGCAAAACGAACCGGCCGTCCACGGCAGCGACAGCCGCGACCTGGTCGTCGGCTGCTTCTCGATGCGCGGCGGCGAGCAGTTCTGCTACGTCCACATGCACGGGCGGCAGGCATCCAGGCGGTGGGCCGAGTGGGTGCACGGTCGGTTCGGAACCGAAGCGGCAGTGCGGGCGGCGTGGAAAGACTATCCTCGTCCGGGCGAGAACTGGTTCTCGCCGGCCCTTCCGAAGACCTCCCGGGAGGACCCCCGTTTGGGAGACCTCTTGGCCTGCCACCGGGACCTTCTGCAGGCCTGGGCTCAACGGATGCGGTCGGCCATCCGTGAGAACGACGGCAACCACCTGATCACTGTTGGTGCCCTCAACCCCGCCGTCTTCGCCGACATCGTGGATTTCCATTGTGCCCATCTTTACCCCAAACAGGACCTCACACTCGAAGCCAACGAACAGGCTTGGCGCGATCACTTGTCGCGGCTTCCGCCCGGCAAGCCGATCGTTGTCGAGGAGTTCTACCCCCTCGCCTACCCCCATCGCGCCGACGGCCAAGCCGCAACGGCTACAGAACTGATCGCCGCCGTCCGCCGAGCCGCCGGGCCACACGGGGCGGGCTTCGTGAGTTTCTACTGGGGACCGGCCGAGGAGGTCATCGAAAGCCCCATGGGACAAGCTCTCTATCAGAACTGGCTCGACGCGTGGTCATCCGCGGGACGCGTCGCCTCTGGGACCCCGTCGACCACCCACTCGCGGTAG
- a CDS encoding ExsB family transcriptional regulator — protein sequence MAIDCRQFVEEQIRELRAKVGKETAITALSGGVDSSVVTVLGHKALGSRLKTVFVDNALMRENEPQRVVEIFGKMGIKVDLIDAREEFLSALAGLTDPEQKRNAITNTFYSRVFGRLVRESGARFLLHGTILTDIEETVAGIKRQHNILAQLGIKPEEAYGYTVLEPLSTLRKDGVREVARFLGLPNEISERMPFPGPALAARIVGEVTRERLDTVRAATAIVEEELINCGAFQYMAVLLNDKATGIRDNKREFGQIIVVRCMESVDAREATVTRPSWETLDRISQRITQIKGVNRCLYDLTPKPPATIEYV from the coding sequence ATGGCTATCGACTGTCGACAGTTTGTTGAGGAGCAGATTCGCGAGCTGCGTGCGAAGGTCGGGAAAGAAACCGCTATCACGGCCCTAAGCGGCGGCGTCGACAGCTCCGTGGTGACCGTTCTGGGCCATAAAGCCTTGGGCTCCCGGCTCAAGACGGTCTTCGTGGACAACGCCTTGATGCGCGAGAACGAGCCGCAGCGGGTGGTTGAGATCTTCGGAAAGATGGGGATCAAGGTCGACCTGATCGACGCACGGGAAGAGTTCCTCTCGGCCCTCGCCGGCCTGACCGATCCGGAACAGAAGCGGAACGCCATCACCAACACCTTCTACTCTAGGGTGTTCGGCCGGCTGGTCCGGGAGTCCGGGGCCAGGTTCCTTCTTCACGGGACGATTCTGACCGACATCGAGGAGACCGTCGCCGGAATCAAACGGCAGCACAATATTCTCGCACAACTCGGAATCAAACCGGAGGAGGCCTACGGTTACACGGTGCTCGAACCTCTGAGCACGCTTCGGAAAGACGGCGTGCGGGAGGTCGCGAGGTTCCTGGGCCTGCCGAACGAGATCTCCGAGCGAATGCCCTTCCCGGGACCGGCCCTGGCAGCGCGAATCGTCGGCGAGGTCACCCGCGAACGGCTCGACACCGTTCGAGCCGCGACCGCCATCGTCGAGGAGGAACTGATCAACTGCGGGGCCTTCCAGTACATGGCTGTTCTGCTGAATGACAAGGCCACCGGCATCCGCGACAACAAACGCGAGTTCGGCCAGATCATCGTCGTACGCTGCATGGAAAGCGTCGACGCCCGCGAGGCCACCGTGACGCGGCCGTCGTGGGAGACGCTTGACCGGATTTCGCAGCGGATCACGCAGATCAAAGGCGTGAACCGTTGCCTGTACGACCTGACGCCCAAACCGCCGGCAACCATCGAGTACGTATGA